From the Solanum stenotomum isolate F172 chromosome 4, ASM1918654v1, whole genome shotgun sequence genome, one window contains:
- the LOC125862864 gene encoding tetraspanin-7-like, with translation MIRCSNCFITLLNFITLVASAMLILMSMSFGNNTNPSTCQKVTQHPMLILGVVLLVISLMGIVGAACHVSFLLWIYLFMLFCIITGMIIYSLFNLFFTLSHLENRSHEKGEWEDKFQEYSQWMKNVVPDEKQWDKIKSCMIDAKMCKYIPADRTEDYYKNKLPKIQSGCCIPPAYCHFQFQNASTWIVPKAGAVEGDADCKAWSNEQNVMCYNCNLCKKTVFDSIKEYAGHTSLISLIIFIILSIIYSIGCCALTNNSYRERAYGYHGYRPYGPGPYGYP, from the exons ATGATTCGTTGTAGCAATTGTTTCATCACATTGCTTAATTTTATCACGTTGGTGGCTTCAGCAATGTTGATATTGATGTCAATGTCGTTTGGTAATAACACGAACCCGTCTACGTGCCAGAAAGTTACTCAACATCCGATGTTGATATTAGGGGTAGTCCTTTTGGTAATTTCTTTGATGGGAATTGTAGGGGCGGCGTGCCACGTATCATTTTTGTTGTGGATATATTTGTTCATGTTGTTCTGTATCATTACAGGGATGATTATTTACTCTTTGTTCAACCTGTTTTTCACATTGTCACATCTAGAAAATAGAAGCCATGAAAAAGGTGAATGGGAAGATAAGTTTCAAGAATATTCACAATGGATGAAAAATGTTGTGCCTGATGAAAAACAATGGGATAAGATTAAGAGTTGTATGATTGATGCTAAAATGTGTAAATACATTCCCGCAGACAGAACTGAGGATTATTACAAAAATAAGCTCCCCAAGATTCAG TCTGGTTGTTGCATACCACCGGCGTACTGCCACTTCCAGTTCCAAAATGCATCAACTTGGATAGTGCCGAAAGCAGGGGCAGTAGAGGGAGATGCTGACTGCAAGGCATGGAGCAACGAACAAAATGTTATGTGCTACAACTGCAATTTATGCAAGAAAACTGTCTTTGACAGTATCAAAGAATATGCCGGACATACCTCTCTTATAAGCcttatcatcttcattattcTCTCCATTATTTACTCTATTGGCTGTTGTGCTCTTACGAATAACAGCTACAGAGAAAGGGCATACGGCTACCATGGCTACAGACCGTATGGTCCTGGACCTTACGGTTACCCATGA